A part of Streptomyces sp. NBC_01497 genomic DNA contains:
- a CDS encoding spore-associated protein A, which produces MFSIARQVRSEEEIRFMKTLGRSIALIAVAAAATAGALVSPASAAPQSASSAHPAVSATAAPLAPYNGACGAGYGAIDHLDLKWLGTTWLTFNSSTGKNCVVTVRADPGVKVYMGAAVQLAGNSASAVADYGNYTSYAGPVYLNAAGKCIDWYGQIDHAIEEQYHSHCG; this is translated from the coding sequence TTGTTCAGCATTGCTCGCCAGGTGAGATCAGAGGAGGAAATCCGCTTCATGAAGACCCTTGGTAGATCAATCGCTCTTATTGCCGTGGCTGCGGCAGCAACTGCCGGAGCTCTTGTGTCACCGGCCAGCGCGGCACCTCAGTCGGCTTCGTCAGCCCACCCAGCGGTTTCGGCTACGGCGGCACCGCTCGCCCCTTACAACGGCGCCTGCGGCGCCGGATATGGCGCGATCGACCATCTGGACCTCAAATGGCTCGGCACCACTTGGCTGACCTTCAACAGCTCCACCGGCAAGAACTGCGTCGTGACCGTCCGTGCCGATCCAGGCGTCAAGGTGTACATGGGGGCCGCCGTACAGCTGGCCGGCAACTCCGCCTCCGCCGTGGCCGACTACGGTAACTACACCAGCTACGCGGGCCCGGTGTACCTCAACGCAGCTGGCAAGTGCATCGACTGGTACGGCCAGATCGACCATGCCATCGAGGAGCAGTACCACTCCCACTGCGGCTGA
- a CDS encoding MarR family winged helix-turn-helix transcriptional regulator, producing the protein MYQPSDVGLAVKRLQHRHHRAASQALAPLGLSLVQWDTLRHLHTKPQASLHDLAVLTFQSDQSFGSLATRMADRGLIERVPGPGRAIHHRLTEEGARLRAEGQAAVDVVTTASFSALTPDQLDQLGTLLDIALGRPS; encoded by the coding sequence ATGTACCAACCCTCCGACGTCGGCCTGGCCGTCAAGCGTCTCCAGCACCGGCATCACCGCGCCGCCAGCCAGGCGCTGGCGCCTCTCGGTCTGTCGCTGGTCCAGTGGGACACCCTGCGACACCTGCACACCAAACCCCAAGCCTCGCTGCACGACCTGGCCGTGCTGACCTTCCAGAGCGACCAGTCCTTCGGATCGCTGGCCACCCGCATGGCCGACCGCGGCCTGATCGAACGGGTACCAGGCCCCGGGCGCGCCATCCACCACCGGCTCACTGAGGAAGGCGCGCGGCTGCGGGCCGAGGGCCAGGCGGCAGTCGACGTCGTGACCACGGCCTCGTTCAGCGCCCTCACCCCCGACCAGCTCGACCAGCTCGGCACCCTTCTCGACATCGCCCTCGGCCGCCCGAGCTAG
- a CDS encoding alpha/beta fold hydrolase gives MSAPVPARSLQSTRTSDHTVASPAGPVGMTVQDRDRTRSFLLLHGGGGTPTMAGFADLLAEHAHARVLLPTHPGFGGTSKPDALTGVTALARAYVALLDEFDLTNVTVVGNSFGGWLAAEIALQESPRVSGAVIVDGVGIEVDGHPMTSLAGMTPQQISAYSFHDPRKAPVPPVGQTGPSPDFQALTGYTGPTMSDPTLTGRLAGLHLPVQVIWGESDGIVTPDYGRAYAAAIPGAAFTLLPRTGHLPQLETPEEVLGAILDLGV, from the coding sequence ATGAGTGCCCCAGTTCCCGCCCGTTCCCTCCAGTCCACCCGCACCTCCGACCACACCGTTGCCTCCCCCGCCGGACCGGTCGGGATGACCGTCCAGGACCGCGACCGCACCCGCTCCTTCCTGCTCCTGCATGGTGGGGGCGGCACCCCCACCATGGCCGGCTTCGCCGACCTCCTCGCTGAGCACGCCCACGCCCGGGTGCTGCTGCCGACTCATCCCGGATTCGGCGGCACCTCCAAGCCCGACGCCCTTACCGGCGTCACTGCGCTGGCCCGCGCATACGTCGCACTGCTGGACGAGTTCGACCTCACCAACGTCACCGTCGTCGGCAATTCCTTCGGCGGCTGGCTCGCGGCCGAGATCGCCCTGCAGGAAAGCCCGCGCGTCAGCGGTGCCGTCATCGTCGACGGCGTCGGCATCGAGGTGGACGGCCACCCCATGACCAGCCTCGCCGGCATGACACCGCAACAGATCAGCGCCTACTCCTTCCACGACCCGCGCAAGGCACCCGTTCCGCCCGTCGGCCAGACCGGGCCGAGCCCCGACTTCCAGGCCCTGACCGGCTACACGGGACCCACGATGTCCGACCCGACGCTCACCGGCCGGCTGGCCGGCCTCCACTTGCCCGTCCAGGTCATCTGGGGCGAGAGCGACGGCATCGTCACCCCCGACTACGGCCGCGCCTACGCCGCAGCCATCCCCGGCGCCGCCTTCACCCTGCTGCCCCGCACCGGCCACCTCCCACAGCTGGAGACCCCCGAAGAAGTCCTCGGCGCCATCCTCGACCTCGGTGTCTGA
- a CDS encoding cytochrome P450: protein MTDDLVRQPITRDPHRPLDPPAQYTQLREDQPILNVRFPNGTTGWLATRFEEASQVFSDPRLSARRPRHDTPEGEVDEAGESAPFDPVFVMMDEPDHSVYRRLLTARFTPKAVQNKLQPYIDRVVDEHLDAIAAGPETFDFVEAMALPIPCLVICELLGVPYEDRDGFHHATMSMMDVGKTREERDAGGHWLIDYITSLVAEKRRTGATDGILAELISKAAGDDAILTEKQLIGIGVLLLFAGHDTTAAMMGLSTLTLLTHDEQRNDLIQHPEKIGTAVEELMRYLTIVQFGLGRVAKEDLDIAGAQIKKGDLVVAAMNAANRDPRAFQDPDALDIDRKMTRHIAFGYGVHQCLGQNVARAELKSVLPKLFQRFPNLRLATPLEEVPMDFTGTNYGVRKLMVTR from the coding sequence GTGACCGACGACCTCGTCCGCCAGCCCATCACCCGCGACCCCCACCGCCCCCTGGACCCGCCGGCGCAGTACACCCAGCTGCGCGAGGACCAGCCCATCCTCAACGTCCGCTTCCCCAACGGCACCACCGGCTGGCTGGCCACCCGCTTCGAGGAGGCCAGCCAGGTCTTCAGCGACCCCCGCCTCAGCGCACGCCGCCCGCGCCACGACACACCCGAGGGCGAGGTCGACGAGGCCGGCGAGAGCGCGCCCTTTGACCCGGTCTTCGTGATGATGGACGAGCCCGACCACAGTGTCTACCGGCGACTGCTCACCGCCCGCTTCACCCCCAAGGCCGTGCAGAACAAGCTCCAGCCCTACATCGACCGGGTCGTCGACGAGCACCTGGACGCCATCGCCGCGGGCCCCGAGACCTTCGACTTCGTCGAGGCCATGGCCCTGCCCATCCCGTGCCTGGTCATCTGCGAACTGCTCGGCGTCCCCTACGAGGACCGCGACGGCTTCCACCACGCCACCATGAGCATGATGGACGTGGGCAAGACCCGGGAAGAGCGCGACGCGGGTGGCCACTGGCTGATCGACTACATCACCAGCCTGGTTGCCGAGAAGCGCCGCACCGGCGCCACCGACGGCATCCTTGCCGAACTGATCAGCAAGGCCGCGGGCGACGACGCCATCTTGACCGAGAAGCAACTCATCGGTATCGGCGTCCTGCTGCTGTTCGCCGGACACGACACCACCGCGGCCATGATGGGCCTGTCCACCCTCACCCTCCTCACCCACGACGAACAGCGCAACGACCTCATCCAGCACCCGGAGAAGATCGGCACCGCGGTCGAGGAGCTGATGCGCTACCTGACCATCGTCCAGTTCGGACTCGGCCGCGTCGCCAAGGAAGACCTGGACATCGCCGGCGCCCAGATCAAGAAGGGCGACCTGGTCGTGGCAGCGATGAATGCCGCCAACCGTGACCCCCGCGCCTTCCAGGACCCCGACGCCCTCGACATCGACCGCAAGATGACCCGCCACATAGCCTTCGGCTACGGCGTCCACCAGTGCCTGGGCCAGAACGTCGCCCGCGCCGAACTGAAGTCGGTACTGCCCAAACTCTTCCAGCGCTTCCCCAACCTGCGCCTGGCCACCCCTCTCGAAGAGGTCCCCATGGACTTCACCGGCACCAACTACGGCGTCCGCAAGCTCATGGTCACCCGCTGA
- a CDS encoding NAD(P)-binding domain-containing protein — translation MTDELRAGVVGLGMIGGGVAVSLARRGRTPVVYDIRPDASAHLSGVPEPLGSPAEVARSSDVVMVAVVNADQAREVIGGRDGLLSAARPGLVIVLQSTVALPVVHELAALCDERNVGFLDCGVTPGDKAAGNGMVAIVGGVEATVEAARPVLEDWAKKVVHCGPLGAGMATKIARNVVTYGSWRTVHEASALARAAGVNPDQLAEVIDTADPEGHTLLQLLRFQDPDGRLPEAIGRQIKPLMAKDLAAARDLASALGVDVPLVEATEAGVRQTLQLEEDPGTSTSPDEPEAAAADSQESLHRFGLEMMDAAYGPGFSAQMPAEPSGDPFTDETTSYLFAQVWSRPGLSIRDRRLLTLGVAATVGRPELIQIIARGGLINDELTPEQLREAALHLAAYTGWCKATAAHTGITAAINEHTQQETK, via the coding sequence ATGACGGACGAACTTCGGGCCGGTGTGGTCGGCCTGGGAATGATCGGCGGCGGGGTCGCCGTCAGCCTTGCCCGGCGAGGTCGTACGCCCGTGGTTTACGACATCCGTCCGGACGCCTCGGCGCATCTGTCGGGTGTCCCGGAGCCGCTCGGCTCACCGGCCGAGGTGGCGCGGAGCAGCGATGTCGTGATGGTCGCCGTCGTCAACGCCGACCAGGCCCGTGAGGTCATCGGCGGCAGGGACGGCCTGCTGTCGGCGGCCCGTCCGGGACTGGTGATCGTCCTGCAGTCCACGGTCGCGCTGCCGGTTGTCCACGAGTTGGCCGCCCTGTGCGACGAACGGAACGTGGGCTTCCTGGACTGCGGCGTCACCCCCGGTGACAAGGCAGCCGGGAACGGCATGGTCGCCATCGTCGGCGGCGTCGAGGCCACCGTCGAGGCGGCGAGGCCGGTGCTGGAGGACTGGGCGAAGAAGGTCGTGCACTGCGGGCCGCTGGGCGCAGGGATGGCCACCAAGATCGCCCGCAACGTCGTTACCTATGGCAGTTGGCGCACCGTCCACGAGGCGTCCGCCCTGGCCCGAGCAGCCGGGGTGAACCCGGACCAGCTCGCCGAGGTCATCGATACCGCCGACCCCGAAGGCCACACCCTCCTCCAACTCCTGCGTTTCCAGGACCCCGACGGCCGGCTGCCCGAGGCCATCGGCCGGCAGATCAAACCCCTGATGGCCAAGGACCTCGCTGCCGCCCGCGACCTCGCCTCCGCCCTGGGCGTCGACGTCCCCCTCGTCGAGGCAACCGAGGCCGGCGTGCGCCAGACACTGCAACTCGAAGAGGACCCCGGCACCAGCACATCACCGGACGAGCCGGAGGCAGCGGCCGCGGACAGCCAGGAGAGCCTGCACCGGTTCGGCCTGGAGATGATGGACGCCGCCTACGGTCCCGGCTTCAGCGCCCAGATGCCGGCGGAGCCCAGCGGAGACCCGTTCACCGACGAAACGACCAGCTACCTCTTCGCCCAGGTCTGGTCCCGCCCCGGCCTGTCCATCCGCGACCGGCGACTGCTCACCCTCGGCGTCGCCGCCACCGTCGGCCGCCCCGAACTCATCCAGATCATCGCCCGCGGCGGGCTGATCAACGACGAACTGACCCCCGAACAACTGCGGGAAGCGGCACTCCACCTGGCCGCCTACACCGGCTGGTGCAAAGCCACCGCCGCCCACACCGGCATCACCGCCGCCATCAACGAGCACACCCAGCAGGAGACCAAGTGA
- a CDS encoding NAD(P)/FAD-dependent oxidoreductase, protein MTTPGPSRVTVVGASAAGLSVVEGLRREGYAGSITWIGEETHLPYDRPPLSKQLLSGAWETDRLRLRDPGDFEALGVDLRLGARAVALDARKRTIALADGGLAGYDTLVVATGTRARRLPGTDGVAGVHVLRTVEDALALREALAGKPHLVVVGGGFVGAEAAAVARGLGCEVTLVTDTAQPMGGALGDELGSMLGNVHTEHGVHIETGAMAGQVLTDGGRACGVRLADGRTIAADAVLVGIGAQPNVEWLAGSGVPVGNGVECDATLYAGFGVWAAGDVASWLDPRTQEPVRIEHRTNAAEQGLAVARNILAGPECARPFDSVPYIWSDQYDLKIQIYGRSRGADEVRIVEGSLTDRRLIALYATRGRVCAAVGVNMARALRGYRAQVAEAAVVEVESAA, encoded by the coding sequence GTGACCACCCCGGGCCCCTCCCGGGTGACTGTCGTCGGTGCCTCGGCGGCGGGCCTGAGTGTCGTGGAGGGACTGCGTCGCGAGGGGTACGCCGGGTCGATCACGTGGATCGGTGAGGAGACGCACCTCCCCTACGACCGACCGCCGCTGTCCAAGCAACTGCTGTCCGGCGCCTGGGAGACCGACCGTCTGCGCCTGCGTGACCCGGGCGACTTCGAAGCCCTCGGGGTCGATCTGCGTCTGGGGGCGCGGGCTGTCGCGCTGGACGCACGAAAGCGCACGATTGCTCTGGCCGACGGCGGATTGGCCGGCTACGACACCCTGGTGGTGGCCACCGGTACGCGCGCCCGGCGTCTGCCCGGTACCGACGGGGTGGCCGGCGTGCACGTCCTGCGCACGGTGGAGGACGCTCTCGCCCTGCGCGAGGCTCTGGCCGGCAAGCCGCACCTGGTGGTGGTCGGCGGCGGCTTCGTCGGCGCCGAGGCCGCCGCCGTCGCCCGGGGCCTGGGCTGCGAGGTCACCCTCGTCACCGACACCGCGCAGCCCATGGGCGGCGCGCTCGGGGACGAGTTGGGGTCCATGCTCGGCAATGTGCACACGGAGCACGGCGTGCACATCGAGACCGGTGCCATGGCCGGCCAGGTCCTGACCGACGGGGGACGGGCCTGCGGGGTGCGGCTGGCCGACGGCCGCACCATCGCCGCCGACGCCGTCCTGGTCGGCATCGGCGCTCAGCCGAACGTGGAGTGGCTCGCCGGCAGCGGCGTCCCCGTCGGCAACGGTGTGGAGTGCGACGCCACCCTCTACGCCGGTTTCGGCGTCTGGGCCGCAGGCGACGTTGCTTCCTGGCTGGACCCCCGCACCCAGGAGCCGGTCCGTATCGAGCACCGCACCAACGCCGCCGAGCAGGGCCTGGCCGTCGCCCGTAACATCCTGGCCGGCCCGGAATGTGCACGGCCCTTCGACTCGGTGCCCTATATCTGGTCCGACCAGTACGACCTGAAGATCCAGATCTACGGCCGCTCCCGGGGCGCCGACGAGGTGCGGATCGTCGAAGGCAGTCTCACCGACCGCAGGCTGATCGCCCTCTACGCCACAAGGGGCCGGGTCTGCGCGGCGGTCGGCGTCAACATGGCGCGCGCCTTGCGCGGTTATCGGGCGCAGGTCGCCGAGGCGGCCGTTGTCGAAGTGGAGAGTGCGGCATGA
- a CDS encoding ferredoxin, which produces MNISIDFDKCCGAGQCVLAAPDVFDQRDDDGVVVLLHPRPSAEQEENVRQAAALCPAAVIKVEQ; this is translated from the coding sequence ATGAACATCTCCATCGATTTCGACAAGTGCTGCGGCGCGGGCCAGTGCGTCCTGGCCGCGCCGGACGTCTTCGACCAGCGGGACGACGACGGTGTCGTGGTCCTGCTCCACCCCCGTCCGTCGGCCGAGCAGGAGGAGAACGTCCGCCAAGCGGCCGCCCTCTGCCCGGCTGCCGTGATCAAGGTGGAGCAGTGA
- a CDS encoding TetR/AcrR family transcriptional regulator, with protein MASTEPVRPGGSRDRSRRGQGEQLRREILAAVNHLLAEWGSAEKLTMRAVAKEVGIAAPSIYLHFADKAELVWAALTDKYDDLAARMAGAADDCDSVDPREPLRAQAYAYCRFALHNPGHYRLMFEVRQPAVEVSRVSGHPARRISAGLRSGFLGCREAGYALSLPYEQAAQTLWAGLHGIVSLHHSMFHDDSTEALTLQLADGLLGSLVAPAPGPSPSFPAALAETAASRHIKAILSGTPRNHD; from the coding sequence ATGGCGAGCACAGAGCCGGTCAGACCCGGCGGCAGCAGGGACCGCAGCCGGCGGGGGCAGGGTGAGCAGCTCCGCCGGGAGATTCTGGCCGCGGTCAACCACCTGCTGGCCGAGTGGGGCAGCGCGGAGAAGCTCACGATGCGTGCGGTCGCCAAGGAGGTGGGGATCGCGGCGCCGAGCATCTATCTCCACTTCGCCGACAAGGCGGAGCTCGTGTGGGCGGCGCTGACGGACAAGTACGACGACCTCGCGGCGAGGATGGCCGGCGCCGCCGATGACTGCGACAGCGTCGACCCCCGCGAGCCGCTGCGGGCCCAGGCGTACGCCTACTGCCGGTTCGCGCTGCACAACCCGGGGCATTACCGGCTGATGTTCGAGGTGCGACAGCCGGCGGTCGAGGTCTCCAGGGTCAGCGGACACCCGGCCCGCCGCATCTCGGCGGGCCTCCGGTCCGGCTTCCTGGGGTGCCGGGAGGCGGGATATGCGCTGTCCCTGCCCTACGAGCAGGCGGCGCAGACGCTATGGGCGGGTTTGCACGGCATCGTCTCGCTGCACCACAGCATGTTTCACGACGACTCGACCGAAGCCCTCACCCTGCAGTTGGCCGACGGCCTGCTGGGCTCGCTCGTCGCCCCGGCGCCGGGCCCGTCGCCGTCCTTTCCGGCCGCCCTCGCGGAGACGGCCGCGTCCCGCCACATCAAGGCCATCCTCTCCGGTACGCCGCGTAACCACGACTAG
- a CDS encoding GNAT family N-acetyltransferase: MTVGAPGSEVVLETSRLLLRPWRVAEAAVQRELWTERDPRVPPHRRIDADGHPTIAEIEDSIRTNQVSSTGLLAVERKTSRDVIGYCGLVDSGRGAVGEPELAFELLRRVWRQGYATEASLAVLEWARSSGCERLWATVRDWNTASRRVLAKVGFTETDRKEVDAVHGTTLFATRQL, encoded by the coding sequence ATGACCGTCGGCGCGCCGGGCAGCGAGGTTGTACTCGAGACGAGTCGTCTGCTGCTCAGGCCTTGGCGGGTAGCCGAGGCTGCCGTCCAGCGTGAGCTGTGGACCGAACGTGATCCACGAGTGCCGCCGCACCGCCGAATCGACGCGGACGGACACCCCACGATCGCGGAGATCGAAGATTCGATCCGCACCAACCAAGTGTCGTCGACCGGGTTGCTGGCGGTCGAACGGAAGACATCTCGTGACGTCATCGGCTACTGCGGGCTGGTCGACAGCGGGCGAGGGGCGGTAGGGGAGCCCGAACTGGCATTCGAGCTGCTACGCCGAGTCTGGCGTCAGGGATACGCGACCGAGGCCTCGTTGGCGGTTCTGGAATGGGCGAGATCGTCTGGGTGTGAACGTTTGTGGGCCACGGTCCGGGACTGGAATACCGCTTCTCGCCGTGTGCTGGCCAAGGTCGGATTCACCGAGACCGATCGCAAGGAAGTAGACGCGGTGCACGGGACCACCCTGTTCGCCACAAGACAGCTCTGA
- a CDS encoding aldo/keto reductase, producing MNNDPDYVKAAADASLLRLGTDRIDLYYLHRVNPDIPLEESVGAMSELVAEGKVRHLGLSEVSGEQLWMAYTVHPVAAVQSEYSLWTRDPETNVAGVAAELGVGLVAYSPLVRGFLTGTVDASALAANDGRRRLARFTVEAAAANQAIADAVKEIAGAKGVTAGQIALAWVAAQSGKLGTPVVPIPGTKRVKRLEQNVAALDIELSADDLAALDALAARVVGARY from the coding sequence ATCAACAATGACCCTGACTACGTCAAGGCCGCCGCGGACGCCTCGCTGCTACGCCTGGGCACCGATCGCATCGACCTGTACTACCTCCACCGGGTCAACCCCGACATTCCCCTTGAGGAGTCGGTCGGAGCCATGTCTGAACTCGTCGCCGAGGGCAAGGTCCGCCACCTGGGTCTGTCCGAGGTCAGCGGCGAGCAGTTATGGATGGCGTACACGGTTCACCCGGTCGCCGCGGTGCAGAGCGAGTACTCGCTGTGGACGCGCGACCCGGAGACCAATGTCGCCGGTGTGGCCGCGGAGCTGGGGGTCGGCCTGGTGGCCTACTCCCCACTGGTCCGTGGCTTCCTGACCGGCACGGTCGACGCAAGCGCGCTGGCCGCGAATGACGGGCGCCGCCGGCTTGCCCGCTTCACGGTGGAAGCCGCCGCCGCGAATCAGGCGATCGCCGACGCGGTGAAGGAGATCGCAGGGGCCAAGGGTGTCACGGCGGGCCAGATCGCCCTCGCCTGGGTCGCCGCCCAGAGCGGGAAGCTCGGCACCCCGGTGGTCCCGATCCCCGGCACGAAGCGAGTGAAGCGGCTGGAGCAGAACGTGGCGGCCCTTGACATCGAGTTGAGTGCTGACGACCTCGCGGCCCTGGACGCATTGGCCGCCCGGGTGGTCGGCGCACGGTACTGA
- a CDS encoding SDR family oxidoreductase: MVDDDLGGVIVNISSGAALTPAPPLAHYGAAKAALNTYSKALASELAPAGIRVTTIIPGNVLTPGADAIRQNFADAMDVPLAATTAGIPLGRPGDPRDIAEAVAYLTSDRAQWVTGVSLTVDGGELPVI; encoded by the coding sequence ATTGTTGATGACGACCTTGGCGGCGTGATCGTCAACATCTCATCGGGAGCGGCCCTCACGCCGGCGCCGCCATTGGCTCACTACGGTGCCGCCAAGGCCGCCCTCAACACCTACAGCAAAGCGCTCGCTTCCGAGCTCGCGCCTGCCGGAATCCGTGTCACCACGATCATCCCCGGCAACGTGCTCACCCCGGGCGCCGACGCGATCCGCCAGAACTTCGCCGACGCGATGGACGTCCCGCTTGCCGCCACCACGGCGGGCATCCCTCTGGGTCGTCCCGGAGATCCGCGCGACATCGCCGAGGCCGTCGCCTACCTCACATCGGACCGGGCTCAGTGGGTCACCGGCGTAAGCCTGACAGTCGACGGCGGCGAACTCCCCGTCATCTAA
- a CDS encoding MmyB family transcriptional regulator codes for MKRSPCRPVSASTTAGRVERGRLAGASEEVLDSVGRALQLDEAERAHLQDLAAPQRRGPARRASRRANQSVPASLQRVLESMTDSPAFIRNGRLDILGVNPDALSTPHCSPARTAR; via the coding sequence GTGAAGAGGTCGCCCTGCCGGCCGGTATCGGCATCGACTACGGCAGGCCGCGTCGAGCGCGGTCGGCTCGCCGGCGCTTCCGAAGAGGTCCTCGACTCCGTCGGCCGGGCCCTGCAACTGGACGAGGCCGAACGCGCCCACCTGCAGGACCTGGCCGCCCCCCAGCGCCGCGGCCCGGCGCGCCGCGCCTCCCGCAGAGCCAACCAGTCAGTGCCCGCAAGCCTCCAGCGCGTCCTGGAGTCCATGACCGACTCCCCGGCCTTCATCCGCAACGGCCGCCTGGACATCCTCGGCGTCAACCCGGACGCGCTCTCTACGCCCCACTGTTCACCGGCTCGCACCGCCCGGTGA
- a CDS encoding carboxymuconolactone decarboxylase family protein, which yields MAGIAPKLVGITNEILFQDVWERPGLSPRDRSLVTVSVLAVLYRSEQLPYHLGVALDNGLTVEELSEAITHLAFYAGWPNAMTAITQLKNIADERIA from the coding sequence CTGGCCGGCATTGCGCCGAAGCTGGTCGGGATCACCAACGAGATCCTGTTCCAGGACGTGTGGGAGCGGCCCGGACTGTCGCCGCGGGACCGCAGCCTGGTCACCGTGAGTGTGCTGGCCGTCCTCTACCGCAGCGAGCAGCTGCCTTACCACCTGGGTGTGGCCCTGGACAACGGGCTCACGGTGGAGGAGTTGTCCGAGGCGATCACCCATCTCGCCTTCTACGCCGGATGGCCCAACGCCATGACCGCAATCACCCAGCTGAAGAACATCGCCGACGAACGCATCGCCTGA
- a CDS encoding cupin domain-containing protein, with protein MAGNEFEQIFPLGEKNDAFARYFTGQSYLAPLASGNVPVSNVSFEPGCRNTGCRNNWHIHHGTGGGGDQILLCTAGSGWYQAEGEKPVSMEPGAVVRVPVGTKHWHGAKADSWFSHVAFITPGEDLSNEWLEPVTDEVYGKLPKNGANA; from the coding sequence ATGGCTGGCAACGAATTCGAGCAGATCTTCCCCCTGGGGGAGAAGAACGACGCCTTCGCCCGGTACTTCACCGGCCAGAGCTACCTAGCTCCGCTCGCCTCGGGGAACGTTCCCGTCAGCAACGTCTCCTTCGAGCCGGGGTGCCGCAACACGGGGTGCCGCAACAACTGGCACATCCACCACGGCACGGGTGGCGGCGGCGACCAGATTCTGCTGTGCACGGCGGGCAGCGGCTGGTACCAGGCTGAGGGTGAGAAGCCCGTCAGTATGGAGCCGGGAGCAGTGGTCCGCGTCCCGGTGGGCACGAAGCACTGGCACGGGGCGAAGGCCGACTCGTGGTTCTCCCACGTCGCCTTCATCACCCCGGGCGAAGACCTCAGCAACGAATGGCTTGAGCCCGTCACCGACGAGGTGTACGGCAAGCTGCCGAAGAACGGAGCGAACGCATGA
- a CDS encoding aldo/keto reductase, producing MTILDETYTLPNGVDIPKLGLGTWFIDDDRAADAVRAAVEIGYRNIDTAQAYGNERGVGEGVRTSGVPRDELFVSTKLAAEIKDYDRALAAVEGSLGKLGLDRIDLMLIHSPQPWDDFRGGDYAEGNRAAWRALEEAHRTGKVRSIGVSNFQQQDLENLLQGATVVPHVNQLLVHAGNTPSDLLAYCEDKQILVEAYSPIAHGSILENAEVKTMAEKYGVSVPQLCIRYTLQLGTVSLPKTANPEHMRSNTEVDFEISDDDMNVLRDLRDVDYGEHSAFPVYSGK from the coding sequence ATGACCATCCTGGACGAGACCTACACCCTGCCCAACGGCGTCGATATCCCCAAGCTGGGGCTCGGCACCTGGTTCATCGACGACGACCGGGCGGCCGACGCGGTCCGCGCAGCCGTGGAGATCGGCTACCGCAACATCGACACCGCCCAGGCATACGGCAACGAGCGCGGAGTCGGCGAGGGCGTGCGCACGTCGGGAGTGCCCCGCGACGAGCTGTTCGTCTCGACCAAACTCGCCGCCGAGATCAAGGACTACGACCGGGCCCTCGCCGCGGTCGAGGGCTCTCTCGGGAAGCTGGGTCTGGACCGCATCGACCTGATGCTCATCCACAGCCCGCAGCCGTGGGACGACTTCCGCGGCGGCGACTACGCCGAGGGCAACCGCGCGGCATGGCGCGCGCTCGAAGAGGCGCACCGGACCGGCAAGGTCCGCTCCATCGGGGTGTCCAACTTCCAGCAGCAGGACCTGGAGAACCTTCTCCAGGGCGCGACCGTCGTGCCGCACGTGAATCAGTTGCTCGTGCACGCCGGCAACACACCCTCCGACCTCCTGGCCTATTGCGAGGACAAGCAGATCCTCGTCGAGGCGTACTCGCCGATCGCCCACGGGTCGATCCTGGAGAACGCCGAGGTCAAGACGATGGCGGAGAAGTATGGCGTGTCCGTCCCCCAGCTGTGCATCCGCTACACCCTTCAGCTGGGCACGGTGTCACTGCCCAAGACGGCGAATCCCGAGCACATGCGGTCCAACACCGAGGTCGACTTCGAGATCTCCGACGACGACATGAACGTCCTGCGAGACCTGCGCGACGTGGACTACGGCGAGCACAGCGCTTTCCCTGTCTACAGCGGCAAGTGA